From Erigeron canadensis isolate Cc75 chromosome 8, C_canadensis_v1, whole genome shotgun sequence, one genomic window encodes:
- the LOC122579117 gene encoding DNA replication licensing factor MCM2 gives MAGGNENGGNPPSDSVPNSSDQGENPNSSQFNGNPPSTPDSPAGFNTDQLPFNSRTSENYSDDEASVDHEIIRDEPDDADEDEGEGEDLFNDNFIEDYRRMDEHDQYESAGLDVSYEDDRSLGEIMADRKAAEMELDARDGVASQRKLPQLLHDQDTDDDSYRPSKRTRASFRPPAGSPGGGGSSPPSGGDFGDGGGRAPRFPASDDDTDVPMTDFDDDNDDGEFEMYRVQGTLREWVTRDEVRRFIAKKFKEFILTYENPKGEQRDFIYLRQINEMVSVNKCSLEIDYKQFIYVHPNIAIWLADAPQSVLEVMEEVANKVVFNLHPNYKSIHQKIYVRVTNLPVYDQIRNIRQIHLNTMIRIGGVVTRRSGVFPQLQQVKYDCNKCGAVLGPFFQNSYSEVKVGSCPECQSKGPFTVNIEQTIYRNYQKLTLQESPGIVPAGRLPRYKEVILLNDLIDCARPGEEIEVTGIYTNNFDLSLNTKNGFPVFSTVIEANHVTKKQDLFSAYKLTQEDKEEIEKLSKDPRIGERIIKSIAPSIYGHEDIKTAIALAMFGGQEKNVQGKHRLRGDINVLLLGDPGTAKSQFLKYVEKTGQRAVYTTGKGASAVGLTAAVHKDPVTREWTLEGGALVLADKGICLIDEFDKMNDQDRVSIHEAMEQQSISISKAGIVTSLQARCSVIAAANPIGGRYDSSKNFSQNVELTDPIVSRFDVLCVVKDVVDPVMDEMLAKFVVDSHFKSIPKGSNYDDKSINNSQENFQDSSMLMDPEILSQDMLKKYITYAKLNIFPRLHDADLDKLTQVYAELRRESSHGQGVPIAVRHIESMIRMSEAHARMHLRQHVTQEDVDMAIRVLLDSFISTQKFGVQKALQKSFSKYMTFKKDFNGFVLHILNQMVKDTFNFEEIMSGSNNNVTHIDVKLKDLQTKVLDYGITDLNSFFTSAGFANGHFELDEERGVIRYHISR, from the exons ATGGCGGGAGGAAATGAGAATGGAGGGAATCCTCCGAGCGATTCAGTACCGAATTCATCGGATCAGGGCGAAAACCCTAATTCAAGTCAATTTAATGGCAATCCACCGTCAACACCTGATTCTCCTGCTGGTTTCAACACCGATCAGCTGCCGTTCAACAGCCGCACCTCTGAAAACTATTCAGACGATGAAGCTTCTGTTGATCATGAAATCATTCGTGACGAACCGGATGACGCCGATGAAGATGAAGGCGAAGGCGAAGATCTTTTTAATGATAATTTCATTGA GGATTACCGAAGGATGGATGAGCATGATCAGTATGAATCAGCAGGACTGGATGTATCTTATGAAGATGATAGAAGCTTGGGTGAGATCATGGCGGATCGTAAGGCCGCTGAAATGGAACTTGATGCTAGAGATGGTGTTGCTTCACAGCGGAAGCTTCCTCAGTTACTTCATGATCAAG ATACAGATGATGACAGCTACCGGCCTTCAAAAAGAACTAGAGCTAGTTTTCGACCTCCTGCTGGTTCACCAGGTGGAGGTGGAAGCAGTCCACCAAGTGGTGGCGAttttggtgatggtggtggcagaGCACCAAGATTTCCAGCTAGCGACGATGACACTGATGTGCCCATGACTGATTTTGAT GATGATAATGATGACGGTGAATTTGAGATGTACCGGGTTCAAGGTACGTTAAGGGAGTGGGTTACCAGAGATGAAGTCCGTCGTTTTATTGCTAAGAAGTTCAAGGAATTTATTCTCACTTACGAGAATCCAAAGGGGGAACAGCGTGACTTCATATATCTTAGGCAAATAAATGAGATGGTGTCAG TCAACAAGTGCAGTCTTGAGATTGATTACAAACAGTTTATCTATGTCCACCCAAATATTGCCATATGGCTGGCGGATGCACCTCAGTCTGTTCTTGAGGTCATGGAGGAAGTTGCTAATAAAGTTGTGTTTAATTTACACCCTAACTATAAAAGTATTCACCAAAAGATCTATGTCAGAGTTACCAACTTACCTGTTTATGATCAGATTCGCAACATAAG GCAGATCCATCTAAACACAATGATTCGTATCGGAGGGGTTGTCACACGAAGGTCTGGAGTTTTTCCTCAATTGCAACAAGTAAAGTATGATTGTAACAAATGTGGAGCAGTGTTGGGGCCTTTTTTTCAAAATTCATATTCAGAGGTGAAGGTTGGCTCCTGTCCAGAGTGTCAATCAAAAGGACCGTTCACAGTCAATATTGAGCAG ACCATATATAGAAATTATCAGAAGCTAACCCTTCAAGAGAGCCCTGGCATTGTTCCAGCTGGCAGATTGCCAAGATACAAAGAAGTGATACTTCTGAATGATCTGATTGATTGTGCACGTCCTGGGGAAGAGATT GAGGTTACTGGAATCTACACAAACAACTTCGATTTGTCGTTAAATACCAAAAATGGATTTCCTGTATTTTCCACAGTGATTGAAGCAAACCATGTTACGAAGAAGCAAGATCTGTTTTCAGCCTATAAACTTACCCAAGAGGACAAGGAAGAAATCGAGAAACTGTCTAAAGACCCACGAATTGGTGAAAGG ATTATCAAGTCAATTGCTCCATCAATTTATGGTCATGAGGACATAAAGACGGCAATAGCTCTTGCAATGTTTGGAGGTCAGGAGAAAAATGTGCAAGGGAAACATAGATTGCGTGGAGACATAAATGTGCTACTCTTAGGTGATCCTGGTACTGCAAAATCCCAGTTTCTTAA ATATGTCGAAAAGACTGGACAAAGGGCTGTTTACACAACAGGGAAAGGAGCTTCTGCCGTGGGACTTACAGCAGCAGTGCACAAGGACCCAGTCACGCGAGAGTGGACTCTTGAAGGAGGTGCCCTTGTCCTGGCTGACAAGGGGATTTGTTTGATTGATGAATTTGacaaaatgaatgatcaagatAG GGTGAGTATCCATGAAGCCATGGAACAACAAAGCATTAGTATTTCTAAAGCCGGAATTGTGACTTCCCTTCAAGCTCGATGCTCTGTCATTGCTGCTGCTAATCCAATAGGGGGAAG ATATGATTCATCAAAAAACTTTTCGCAGAATGTTGAATTAACAGATCCAATTGTCTCCAGATTTGATGTTCTCTGTGTCGTGAAG GATGTGGTGGATCCAGTTATGGATGAGATGCTTGCAAAGTTTGTCGTAGATAGTCATTTTAAATCCATCCCTAAAGGCTCTAACTATGATGACAAGTCCATCAACAATTCTCAGGAAAATTTCCAAGACTCTTCCATGTTAATGGATCCTGAG ATACTTTCTCAAGACATGCTAAAGAAGTACATCACATATGCCAAGCTAAATATATTTCCAAGGTTGCATGATGCTGACTTGGACAAACTAACACAAGTTTATGCTGAGTTAAGAAGAGAATCATCG CATGGCCAAGGAGTTCCAATAGCTGTGAGGCACATAGAATCTATGATTAGGATGTCAGAAGCTCATGCCAGGATGCATCTCAGGCAACACGTTACTCAAGAAGATGTGGACATGGCTATTCGTGTACTTCTCGACTCTTTCATTTCCACTCAAAAGTTTGGAGTGCAAAAGGCTCTACAGAAG AGCTTTAGCAAATACATGACATTCAAGAAGGACTTCAATGGTTTTGTTCTGCATATATTGAATCAAATGGTGAAAGACACATTCAATTTTGAAGAGATAATGTCTGGATCTAACAATAATGTTACACATATTGACGTCAAGTTGAAGGATTTGCAGACCAAG GTGTTGGATTATGGAATTACCGATCTCAACTCCTTTTTTACAAGTGCGGGTTTTGCTAATGGGCACTTTGAATTGGATGAAGAAAGAGGTGTGATAAGGTATCACATTTCAAGATGA
- the LOC122578616 gene encoding uncharacterized protein LOC122578616 has protein sequence MGGGRKVGLIAAAAILTVIIIITLSKPKTSWNKETVVEFFTQMKDRLGNWAIPVYVAIHTISLALCLPYAVFFEAGASLLFGFFPALLCVFSAKVLGASLSFWIGRLLFRSSSSAIQWAHGNKYFHVLSKGVERDGWKFVLLARFSPIPSYVINYALAATNVRFLRDFFVPTVLGCLPMILQNTSVGSLAGAAMASSTGSHSNKSNLWSYIFPMLGISSSILISLRIKKYSSSIAIDKPVEKTS, from the exons ATGGGCGGTGGCCGGAAAGTAGGTTTAATAGCGGCAGCAGCTATACTAACAGTAATCATAATAATCACACtttcaaaacccaaaacctcATGGAACAAAGAAACAGTTGTGGAATTCTTCACACAGATGAAGGATCGGTTAGGTAACTGGGCGATTCCGGTCTACGTGGCGATCCACACGATTTCGCTCGCTTTATGCCTTCCCTACGCCGTGTTTTTCGAGGCCGGTGCTTCTCTACTCTTCGGATTCTTTCCGGCGTTGCTCTGCGTCTTCTCTGCTAAAGTTCTCGGTGCTTCTCTCTCCTTCTGGATCGGAAG GCTGCTTTTTCGGAGTTCTAGTTCGGCGATTCAGTGGGCACATGGAAATAAATATTTTCATGTGCTTTCTAAGGGAGTTGAACGCGACGGTTGGAAATTTGTTCTTCTTGCCCGTTTCTCTCCTATACCCTCATATGTCATCAATTATGCTTTGGCTGCCACAAACGTCCGTTTTTTGAGGGATTTTTTTGTGCCAACTGTCCTGGGGTGCCTGCCTATGATCTTACAAAATACATCCGTGGGTAGCCTTGCTGGTGCAGCCATGGCGTCCTCCACCGGGTCTCACTCAAACAAGTCAAACCTTTGGTCGTACATATTTCCAATGCTCGGCATTTCATCAAGCATTCTCATCTCTTTAAGAATAAAAAAGTACTCTTCCAGTATTGCCATAGATAAGCCTGTAGAAAAGACCAGTTGA
- the LOC122609792 gene encoding probable xyloglucan endotransglucosylase/hydrolase protein B: MRLLWVCLCVLTMVNVAMGAAPRKAVAVPFGRNYVPTWAFDHIKYFNGGSEIQLLLDNYTGTGFQSKGSYLFGHFSMQIKMVPGDSAGTVTAFYLSSQNSEHDEIDFEFLGNRTGQPYILQTNVFTGGKGDREQRIYLWFDPTKAYHSYSVLWNMYQIVFFVDDIPIRVFKNSKDLGVRFPFNQPMKIYSSLWNADDWATRGGLEKTDWSKAPFIAAYKNFHVDGCESSVNAKFCATQGKKWWDQKEFQDLDAYQWRRLRWVRKKFTIYNYCTDRKRFPTMAPECKRDRDV; this comes from the exons ATGAGGTTGTTATGGGTGTGTCTGTGTGTGTTAACAATGGTGAATGTGGCCATGGGTGCAGCTCCAAGAAAGGCAGTAGCTGTGCCTTTTGGTAGGAACTATGTGCCCACCTGGGCATTTGACCATATCAAATACTTCAATGGTGGTTCAGAGATTCAGTTGCTTCTGGATAACTATACTGGAACTGGGTTCCAGTCTAAGGGATCTTATCTGTTTGGCCATTTTAGTATGCAGATTAAAATGGTTCCTGGTGATTCTGCTGGAACTGTCACTGCCTTTTAT CTTTCATCTCAAAACTCGGAGCATGATGAGATAGATTTTGAGTTCTTGGGGAACAGAACAGGGCAGCCTTACATTTTACAGACCAATGTGTTCACCGGCGGCAAAGGTGACAGGGAACAACGTATCTATCTTTGGTTTGACCCAACTAAAGCTTACCACTCCTACTCTGTTCTTTGGAATATGTACCAGATTGT GTTTTTTGTGGATGATATACCAATCAGGGTATTCAAGAATAGTAAAGATTTAGGGGTAAGATTTCCATTTAACCAACCAATGAAAATCTACTCAAGCTTATGGAACGCTGATGACTGGGCAACAAGGGGTGGATTAGAGAAGACCGATTGGTCAAAGGCACCATTCATCGCCGCATACAAAAACTTCCACGTGGACGGCTGTGAATCATCTGTGAATGCTAAGTTTTGTGCAACCCAAGGCAAAAAATGGTGGGACCAAAAGGAATTCCAAGATCTTGATGCTTATCAATGGAGACGTCTCCGATGGGTTAGAAAGAAGTTCACTATCTACAACTATTGTACTGACCGGAAAAGGTTCCCGACAATGGCACCGGAATGCAAGAGAGACCGTGACGTCTAA